The nucleotide window TAAGGAGAAGCTTTTTCATCGCCTGTTAATCGTTTTTATGTGGCCGGCAGTCGAGCAAGCCGTTGTTGTCCCCGCCCAGGCTGATACCATTGGCGGCTTTATAGGTATAAGCATAAATAGTCAGGGGCATGGCATGAAGCCTTTATTTCCACTTTTGTTAGCCACCACCGCCTTTTACGCCCAGTCCGAGGTCCGGTACCAGCTGCGCATGACCGAGCCGGCCCACCATCTGGCAGAGGTCACCATGACCCTGCCCGCCACCGAGGCCGAGAGCCTGACCCTGAAGCTGCCGGTGTGGCGTACCGGCCGCTACGAGATCCTGGATCAGGCCAACGGCATCCGCTCTTTCCGGGCCCGCACCCTGGACGGCCAGGCGATGGCCGTCAGCAAGCTCGACAAGAGCAGCTGGCAGATCCAGGGCAGCCGGGACCAGGCCATCGAGGTCAGCTACCAGCTCTACGCCAACCGCCTTGCCGAGCGGGTCCATCATATCGATGATTCCCACGCCTTCATCGATGCCAGCGGCGCCTTCATGTATGCGGACCAGCTCCGCCAAGAGCCGGTGAGCGTGTCGCTGGAAGTGCCCCAGGGCTGGCGCAGCGTCTCCGGTATGGAGGCGACCGGTGAACACAGTTTCAAGGCCGACAACTACGACGTGCTGGTGGACTCGCCCATCGAGAGCGGCATCCACGAGGATTATCGGTTCAGGGTCGACGGCCGGGATTACGAGCTGGTGATCTGGGGGGAAGGCAACCACGACGGCGAGGCCATGGTTGCCGATCTCAAGAAGCTGGTGGCTTCCGCCGACGCCATCTGGAGCGGCTATCCCTTCGACCGCTATGTGTTCATGGTCCATGCCACTTCCGGTGCCCGCGGTGCCACCGAGCACCTCAACTCCACCATCATCCAGAGGCACCGCTTCGCCTTTGCTCCGCGGGAAAACTACCTGGGCTTTATATCCACCGCCGCCCATGAGTTCGTCCACACCTGGAACGTCAAGGCTTACCGGCCACAAGGGCTGGTTCCCTACGACTACCAGCAGGAAAACTACAGCACCCTGCTGTGGTTGTCGGAGGGCTCCACCAGCTACCTGCAGGACCAGCTGCTGCTGCGCTCCGGGGTGATGACGGTGGACGAGTATCTCGTCAACCTGGGCAAGAAGGCCCAGGCCCACCTGGCGACCCCGGGACGTGAGGTACAGTCCGTGTCCGAGGCCAGCTTCGACAGCTGGATCGAGACCGGCGGCGACTACGGCCGCAACCACTCGGTGAACATCTACTCCGAAGGCTACCTGGTGTCCTGGCTGCTGGACGCCAAGCTGCTGGCCGACAGCGACAACAGGCACAGCTATCGCCAGCTCCACGACCGCCTCTACCAGGGCTACCGGGTGCCGGGTACCTTCAACGACGCCGATGTGCTCAAGGAACTCAAGGCCCTGTCCGGCCGGGACTACGGCGCTTTCTGGCGGGAGCATGTCCAGGCCCCGTCGCCGGTCGACTTCGATGCCCTGCTGGCCCAGTTCGGTCTGGAGCTTAAGCGGGAAGAGGCCCAGGCGTTCCTGGGGGCCACCCTGGACGACAGCCAGCTGCCCGGCACCCTGGTGGCGGTGGAGAAGGGCAGCCCGGCCTGGCAGGCGGGCCTGACCCCGGGCGATGTGCTGGTGGCCTGGAATGGTCTGCGCCTGGCGCCGGGGACCCTGGAGGCGCGCCTCAAGGAGGCCAAGGCGGGTGAGACAATCGAGCTGGCGCTGTTCCGCCGCGATCGCCTTATCCGCCTGCCGGTGACCCTGGGCGAGCGGGCCGGCAAGTTCAGCGTGGTGGCCGTCGACAAGCCCAGCAAGGCGCAGAAACGGGCCTTCAAGGCCTGGATCGGCCTCGACCACCCCAAGGCCTGATCGAAAAAGCCCGCTGACCAGCGGGCTTTTTTATCAGTACAACACCATCACTGCCTTGGCAGGCGCAGATCTTCAGGTTCTTCTGAGCCCGTGCTTCTGTAGGGATTGATATCCAGGCCGCCCCTTCTGGTATAGCGGGCATAGACACTGAGTCTTTCCGGGCCGGCGGCCCGCATCAGATCGGTGAAGATCCGCTCCACGCACTGCTCGTGGAACTCATTGTGCTGGCGGAAGGAGATCAGGTAGCGCAGCAGCTTTTCCCGGTCCAGTTTCGGGCCCAGATAGTGGATGGCCACGGAGCCCCAGTCCGGCTGGCTGGTGATCAGGCAGTTGGACTTGAGCAGGTGGCTGACCAGGGTCTCTTCCACCACCTCGTCGCCGGCGATGCCGTCCAGCAGGGTGGCATCGAAGTCATAGCCGGCCACGGCGATGTCCAGCTCGTCCAGCAGTTCGCCGTCCAGCCTGGCCAGGGACTGGCCGGCCAGCTGATCCGGGTGGAACAGGGCCACCCGAACCGGACCGCCGGCGCAGCGGCTCAGATCTTCCGCCAGGGTGGCCTGTACCTGCGCCTGGCTGTCGAAGCGGCTCTGGTTGAAGGAGTTGAGGTAGAGCTTGAAGGACTTGGATTCCACCAGGTTCGGGGTGTCGGCGGGGATCCAGAAACGGCCCACGGCCACCACCGGCTTGCCTTTGCCATTGAGCCAGGACAGCTCGTAGCCGTTCCAGATATCGACGCCATGAAAGGGCAGGCTGTCGCCCAGGCCCAGGGCGTCCCGGTTCAGGGTCCGAGGCACACCCTGCAACAGGGTGGGGTCGTACTGGTCCTGATAGCGGGTCTCCCTGCCCAGGGTCAGGCCGGACAGCTCCTTGGCGCCTTCATAGGGTGTGGCTTTTGTCATCTTGGTCACTGCTTGGATACACTGCCCCTTATTGTACTGTGTTGTAGGAACAGACCCAATGGATAAGCCCACCCTCGCGGCCCTGGAACATCTCTACCGGCGCTTGCAGTCCTGGCCCGAATGCTGGCAATGGCAGCCGGACCCGGACTGGCCTTCGCCCTGTGATCGCGGAGACGGGCACTGGCAACCGGTACGCCAGGAGCCCCCCGGCGACTTCGCCAATGTGGAACAGGCCCTGGGCGAGACGCTGCACCCCAGCATCAAGGCCTTCTTTGGCGCTTACTATGCCGAACACCTGACGGTGCACCATGAGCGCGGCCAGGTCACCCTGCTGGGGGTCTGGAACGAGGAAGACTTCCGGCGGCTGCAGGAAAACCTCATCGGCCATGTGCTGATGAAACGTCGCCTGGGCCAGCCGCTGACCCTGTTCTTCGCCTGCACCGACGACGACGATCTGCTGCTGTCCGTGGACAACCTCAGTGGCGAGGTGGTGCTGGAGCCCGTGGGCCAGGAGGCCAGGGAAGTGGTGGCCCTCTCCCTGGCCGAGTTCCTCGACAGCCTTACTGGAAATCCCAGCTGAGGTTGGAGACCAGGCGGCAGGCATCGCACTTGAAGTCGACGACGCCGTGCAGGCTTTCAGCCAGTCGCCAGGGCTGGCCGCAGCACGGGCAGGGCCTGTTCGCCTCGGTTTCCTGGCTTTCGCCACCGACCCGGTACAGGTAGTAGTAGGTGGGCACGCCGCTCAAAATCTCCAGCCGCTTGCAGAAATCCCGGCCACGCCTGGCCATGGGGCTCTGGTGATCGCCCATTTCCTTCAGGCAGGCCTGCTCGGCGCTGACCCCGTTCATCTGCAACTGGTCACAGGCCATCCAGTCATCCTGCCACCTCAGCAGCAGCTTGTGATCGCCGTTGGCCA belongs to Gallaecimonas sp. GXIMD4217 and includes:
- a CDS encoding PDZ domain-containing protein yields the protein MKPLFPLLLATTAFYAQSEVRYQLRMTEPAHHLAEVTMTLPATEAESLTLKLPVWRTGRYEILDQANGIRSFRARTLDGQAMAVSKLDKSSWQIQGSRDQAIEVSYQLYANRLAERVHHIDDSHAFIDASGAFMYADQLRQEPVSVSLEVPQGWRSVSGMEATGEHSFKADNYDVLVDSPIESGIHEDYRFRVDGRDYELVIWGEGNHDGEAMVADLKKLVASADAIWSGYPFDRYVFMVHATSGARGATEHLNSTIIQRHRFAFAPRENYLGFISTAAHEFVHTWNVKAYRPQGLVPYDYQQENYSTLLWLSEGSTSYLQDQLLLRSGVMTVDEYLVNLGKKAQAHLATPGREVQSVSEASFDSWIETGGDYGRNHSVNIYSEGYLVSWLLDAKLLADSDNRHSYRQLHDRLYQGYRVPGTFNDADVLKELKALSGRDYGAFWREHVQAPSPVDFDALLAQFGLELKREEAQAFLGATLDDSQLPGTLVAVEKGSPAWQAGLTPGDVLVAWNGLRLAPGTLEARLKEAKAGETIELALFRRDRLIRLPVTLGERAGKFSVVAVDKPSKAQKRAFKAWIGLDHPKA
- the queF gene encoding NADPH-dependent 7-cyano-7-deazaguanine reductase QueF (Catalyzes the NADPH-dependent reduction of 7-cyano-7-deazaguanine (preQ0) to 7-aminomethyl-7-deazaguanine (preQ1) in queuosine biosynthesis) — translated: MTKATPYEGAKELSGLTLGRETRYQDQYDPTLLQGVPRTLNRDALGLGDSLPFHGVDIWNGYELSWLNGKGKPVVAVGRFWIPADTPNLVESKSFKLYLNSFNQSRFDSQAQVQATLAEDLSRCAGGPVRVALFHPDQLAGQSLARLDGELLDELDIAVAGYDFDATLLDGIAGDEVVEETLVSHLLKSNCLITSQPDWGSVAIHYLGPKLDREKLLRYLISFRQHNEFHEQCVERIFTDLMRAAGPERLSVYARYTRRGGLDINPYRSTGSEEPEDLRLPRQ
- the syd gene encoding SecY-interacting protein encodes the protein MDKPTLAALEHLYRRLQSWPECWQWQPDPDWPSPCDRGDGHWQPVRQEPPGDFANVEQALGETLHPSIKAFFGAYYAEHLTVHHERGQVTLLGVWNEEDFRRLQENLIGHVLMKRRLGQPLTLFFACTDDDDLLLSVDNLSGEVVLEPVGQEAREVVALSLAEFLDSLTGNPS